The following proteins are encoded in a genomic region of Terriglobia bacterium:
- a CDS encoding DUF2207 domain-containing protein, which produces MREATSNAYAVAPGASPGLCGGLTRPSRRTWCFLLALAFFVCLATPALARNWRIADFHSTVAIDDHGGATITEHITLVFVGQYNGIWRSIPVEYPGPGGTNYSLFLKVEAVTDENERPLKYEVSRDGPNKKIKIYIPGALNTTKTVLVTYSSPNALRYFDDHDEFYWNVTGNDWPVPIDHASALVSLPDSAAGGLRAQAFTGFYGSTSHEATADVKGSHVEFETTNPLPMRGGLTVDVYIPKGILHQPGLLTRLGWFLRSNPAVFLPFWSLLVMFTLWYYKGRDPDPGRSVAPMYEPPKDMTPAEAGTLLDDSLDPRDITSTIVDLAVRGYLKIEQVEIPGFFHHGKDYVFHLLKPNSQWSELAPFERVMLENIFWGGTKTDLSSLRNRFYTAIPVIKQDIFSALKRKGMYWLDPESAAGYSLLGAIVCAAPFALGQFTGVMSLFDSPLLAVISIVISLVIVWLFARQMTCKTVLGARTRVEVLGFQEFMDRVDRDRIARMPPDTFEKYLPYAMALGVEHNWAQAFAGIVQQPPSWYAGPGGSGMFNPVLFSSNMHTMAQTAHETFVAAPRASSSGSGWGGGGGGGGGFSGGGGGGGGGGAF; this is translated from the coding sequence ATGCGGGAAGCGACCTCAAACGCCTATGCTGTAGCCCCCGGCGCCTCGCCGGGTTTGTGCGGTGGGTTAACGCGTCCGAGTCGAAGGACCTGGTGTTTCCTCCTCGCGCTCGCATTCTTCGTCTGCCTCGCGACCCCTGCGCTCGCCCGCAATTGGCGCATCGCCGACTTCCACTCCACCGTCGCCATCGACGACCACGGCGGCGCCACCATCACCGAGCACATCACGCTCGTCTTCGTCGGGCAATACAACGGCATCTGGCGCAGCATCCCGGTCGAGTATCCCGGACCCGGCGGCACCAACTACTCGCTCTTCCTCAAGGTCGAGGCTGTCACCGACGAAAATGAGCGGCCGCTGAAATACGAAGTCAGCCGCGACGGCCCCAACAAGAAGATCAAGATCTACATTCCCGGCGCGCTGAACACCACCAAGACCGTCCTCGTCACTTACAGCTCTCCCAACGCCCTCCGCTATTTTGACGATCACGACGAGTTTTACTGGAACGTCACCGGCAACGACTGGCCCGTCCCGATCGACCACGCCTCCGCCCTGGTCTCGCTTCCCGACTCGGCGGCCGGCGGCCTGCGCGCGCAGGCCTTCACCGGCTTTTACGGCTCCACCAGCCACGAGGCCACCGCCGACGTCAAAGGCTCGCACGTCGAGTTTGAAACCACCAACCCGCTGCCCATGCGCGGCGGCCTGACCGTGGACGTTTACATCCCCAAGGGCATCCTCCATCAGCCCGGTCTCTTGACTCGCCTCGGCTGGTTCCTGCGCAGCAATCCCGCCGTCTTCCTTCCGTTCTGGTCATTGCTGGTGATGTTCACGCTCTGGTACTACAAGGGCCGTGATCCCGACCCCGGGCGCTCCGTCGCCCCCATGTACGAGCCGCCGAAAGACATGACCCCGGCGGAGGCGGGCACGCTGCTCGACGACAGCCTCGATCCCCGCGACATCACCTCCACCATCGTCGATCTCGCCGTCCGCGGCTACCTCAAGATCGAGCAGGTTGAAATCCCCGGCTTCTTCCATCACGGCAAGGACTACGTCTTCCACCTGCTGAAGCCGAACTCGCAGTGGTCGGAGCTGGCGCCGTTCGAACGCGTCATGCTGGAAAACATTTTCTGGGGCGGAACCAAGACCGACCTCTCCAGCCTGCGCAACCGCTTCTACACCGCCATTCCCGTCATCAAGCAGGACATCTTCTCCGCCCTCAAGCGCAAGGGGATGTACTGGCTCGACCCGGAATCGGCGGCGGGATATTCGCTATTGGGCGCCATCGTGTGTGCCGCTCCCTTCGCGCTCGGCCAATTCACCGGCGTGATGTCGCTGTTCGATTCGCCGTTGCTGGCGGTGATCTCGATCGTGATTTCTCTCGTTATCGTCTGGCTCTTTGCCCGCCAGATGACCTGCAAGACCGTGCTCGGGGCGCGTACCCGGGTGGAGGTTCTCGGCTTCCAGGAATTCATGGACCGCGTCGACCGCGACCGCATTGCGCGCATGCCGCCCGACACGTTTGAAAAATATCTGCCCTACGCGATGGCTCTCGGGGTCGAGCACAACTGGGCGCAGGCCTTTGCCGGCATCGTGCAACAGCCGCCGAGCTGGTACGCCGGACCGGGCGGCAGTGGTATGTTCAACCCCGTCCTCTTCTCCAGCAACATGCACACCATGGCGCAAACCGCGCACGAGACTTTTGTCGCCGCGCCCCGCGCCAGCTCTTCCGGTTCCGGTTGGGGCGGTGGTGGCGGCGGTGGCGGAGGCTTCTCCGGCGGCGGCGGCGGCGGCGGTGGTGGCGGCGCCTTCTAG
- a CDS encoding LemA family protein has protein sequence MGLIILVVVIVVIAGILIGLYNSLVQLKIRADSAWSDIDVQLKRRHDLIPNLVETVKGYAAHEKGTFENVAKWRSAAMSATAPAERAQAEGQLTMALKSLFAVAEAYPQLRANENFMALQKSLSDIENDVQNSRRYYNAVVRDYNTRIQTFPANMFAGSFGFQPRQFFELETPADREVPSVKF, from the coding sequence ATGGGCCTGATCATCCTGGTTGTCGTAATCGTCGTTATCGCCGGCATTCTCATCGGCCTCTACAACAGCCTGGTGCAACTCAAGATCCGTGCCGACTCGGCCTGGTCCGACATTGACGTGCAGCTCAAGCGCCGTCACGACCTGATCCCCAACCTGGTCGAAACCGTTAAGGGCTACGCCGCGCACGAAAAGGGCACGTTTGAAAACGTCGCCAAGTGGCGTTCGGCGGCCATGTCGGCTACCGCTCCGGCGGAACGGGCTCAGGCCGAAGGTCAGCTCACCATGGCGCTGAAGTCGCTGTTCGCCGTGGCCGAGGCCTACCCACAGCTCCGCGCCAACGAGAATTTCATGGCGCTGCAGAAGTCGCTGTCCGACATCGAAAACGACGTCCAGAACTCGCGCCGCTACTACAACGCCGTGGTGCGCGATTACAACACGCGCATCCAGACGTTCCCGGCCAACATGTTTGCCGGATCGTTCGGTTTCCAGCCGCGCCAGTTCTTCGAATTGGAAACGCCTGCGGACCGTGAAGTCCCCAGCGTCAAGTTCTGA
- a CDS encoding glycosyltransferase, with product MAMPIFYDPQRKRWKRLRRLMDVLGLTVSLLIVFFLVSALSGVSLTTLLLPEQHRPYKALKEKERKRPKARRVTTKSKKPPTELVLNSGEGVRAAFYVTWDAASYSSLREYVRQIDILYPEWLHVLTPDGRIQAVDPQLKLFDVVQGNTIHSPDDKERPVMKLLKDEDADSEVLPLVNNFDPTRNQWISGIDSFLNTAESRAAFRRQVGLFLASDNYRGLTLDFEGFPRSAQPGFRQLVDELHSDLQARGMKLHIAVPVNDDDFDYSFLAAHSDGLILMNYDEHFQGGDAGPIASQEWFTRNLVDALKLIPKDKLICAIGSYGYDWSLVQQKKGKPKVDSARSIDNQEAWLSASDSDAQISFDPDSLNPHFAYEDENGKRHDVWFLDGVTALNQMRAAVKLGINTFALWRLGSEDRSLWPVFDLPGKVGVVQDLRLVPPGQDVDMEGAGEVIRIGSQPASGERTFTLDPSTGLITDEKMTVLPKPYQIDQYGANAKQIVLTFDDGPDPDWTPKILDVLKQKNAKAAFFLIGIQAEKYPQLAQRIYAEGHEIGNHTFTHPDISNIRKGYMRVELNLAERFFASRIGVKPLLFRPPYSIDQEPDTADQVRPLEIAQQMGYITVGDKIDPHDWQDPPAAQIAAEVMAHLPPCDPDDMRCGNIVLLHDGGGNRTQTVKALPLIIDALRQRGYQIVPVSQLLGKPYNQVMVPLAPNERWSARIDSFGFWMFGVIGAAIVVIFFLGDVLMSARLFLVGALAIFDRFRHAISQRDSTQITAAQAFKPAVAVLIPAFNEEKVIERTVRAALDSDYPQLRVIVVDDGSADRTLEVTQNAFAAEIRNGLVTVLTKPNTGKAEALSYGLEFVREEIFVGIDADTVIARDAISRLVPHFLDSRVGAVAGNAKVGNRVNLWTRWQALEYVTSQNFERRALNVLGAVSVVPGAIGAWRASAVREAGGFHIDTVAEDADLTMALLQRGYRVTYEDRALAYTEAPMNASDLMRQRFRWSFGIMQSVYKHRAAFGRKGVLGWVALPNIVIFQILLPLVSPFIDLMFAYGAFMYLLDRYFHPETADFRSFEKLVTYFAMFLVIDFIASALAFALERRTADNREDISLLLHVWLQRFAYRQLFSIVLIKTLKRAMTGRAFNWDKLERTAAMPYAGVGR from the coding sequence ATGGCCATGCCCATTTTCTACGATCCCCAGCGCAAACGGTGGAAGCGTCTCCGCCGGCTGATGGACGTGTTGGGCCTGACCGTCTCGCTGCTGATCGTTTTCTTTCTGGTAAGCGCGCTCAGCGGCGTCAGCCTGACCACCCTGTTACTCCCGGAACAGCACCGCCCGTACAAGGCGCTGAAAGAGAAAGAGCGCAAGCGCCCGAAGGCGCGCCGGGTCACCACCAAGTCGAAGAAGCCGCCCACCGAACTGGTGCTCAATTCCGGCGAAGGCGTACGCGCCGCCTTCTACGTCACCTGGGACGCCGCCTCCTACTCGTCGCTGCGCGAGTACGTCCGCCAGATTGACATCCTCTATCCCGAGTGGTTGCACGTGCTCACCCCAGACGGGCGCATCCAGGCCGTTGATCCGCAACTCAAGCTGTTTGACGTCGTGCAGGGCAACACCATTCACAGTCCGGATGACAAAGAACGGCCGGTGATGAAGCTCCTCAAGGACGAGGACGCCGACAGCGAAGTTCTGCCGCTGGTTAACAACTTCGACCCCACGCGCAACCAGTGGATTTCCGGCATCGACTCCTTCCTCAACACCGCCGAGTCGCGCGCCGCCTTTCGCCGCCAGGTGGGGCTGTTTCTCGCCAGCGACAACTACAGGGGCCTGACCCTCGACTTCGAAGGCTTCCCGCGCTCCGCGCAGCCCGGCTTCCGCCAGCTTGTGGACGAACTGCACTCCGACCTGCAGGCCCGCGGCATGAAGCTGCACATCGCCGTCCCGGTGAACGACGACGACTTTGATTACAGCTTCCTGGCGGCGCATTCCGACGGCCTCATCCTGATGAATTACGACGAGCACTTTCAGGGTGGCGATGCCGGCCCCATCGCCTCCCAGGAATGGTTCACCAGGAATCTCGTCGACGCCCTCAAGCTCATTCCGAAAGACAAGCTCATCTGCGCCATCGGCAGCTACGGTTACGACTGGTCGCTGGTGCAGCAGAAGAAGGGCAAGCCGAAAGTTGATAGTGCGCGCAGCATTGACAATCAGGAAGCCTGGCTCAGCGCCTCCGATTCCGACGCCCAGATCAGCTTCGATCCCGACAGCCTCAACCCGCACTTCGCCTATGAAGACGAAAACGGCAAGCGCCACGACGTCTGGTTTCTCGACGGCGTCACCGCGCTCAACCAGATGCGTGCCGCCGTCAAGCTGGGCATCAACACCTTCGCCCTGTGGCGGCTCGGTTCGGAAGACCGCTCGCTTTGGCCGGTGTTCGATCTTCCCGGCAAAGTCGGTGTGGTGCAGGACCTGCGCCTCGTCCCGCCCGGACAGGACGTGGACATGGAAGGCGCGGGCGAGGTCATCCGCATCGGCAGCCAGCCCGCCTCCGGCGAGCGCACCTTTACCCTCGACCCTTCCACTGGCCTGATCACCGACGAGAAGATGACCGTGCTGCCCAAGCCCTACCAGATCGACCAGTACGGCGCCAATGCCAAGCAGATCGTGCTCACCTTCGACGACGGCCCCGATCCCGATTGGACCCCGAAAATTCTCGATGTGCTCAAGCAGAAGAACGCCAAAGCCGCCTTCTTCCTGATCGGCATCCAGGCGGAGAAGTACCCGCAACTAGCGCAGCGCATTTACGCCGAGGGCCACGAGATCGGCAACCACACCTTCACCCATCCCGACATCAGCAACATCCGCAAGGGTTACATGCGCGTGGAGCTGAACCTGGCGGAACGCTTTTTCGCCAGCCGCATCGGCGTCAAGCCCCTGCTGTTCCGCCCGCCCTATTCGATTGACCAGGAACCCGACACCGCCGATCAGGTGCGCCCGCTCGAAATCGCGCAGCAGATGGGCTACATAACTGTCGGCGACAAGATTGACCCGCACGACTGGCAGGACCCGCCGGCGGCGCAGATCGCCGCCGAAGTCATGGCCCACCTGCCGCCCTGCGATCCCGACGACATGCGCTGCGGCAACATCGTGCTGCTGCACGATGGCGGTGGCAATCGCACTCAAACCGTGAAGGCGCTGCCCCTGATCATTGACGCCCTGCGCCAGCGCGGCTACCAGATCGTCCCCGTCTCGCAATTGCTGGGGAAGCCGTACAACCAAGTCATGGTGCCGCTGGCGCCCAACGAGCGCTGGTCGGCGCGCATCGACAGCTTCGGTTTTTGGATGTTCGGCGTCATCGGCGCCGCCATCGTCGTCATCTTCTTTCTCGGCGACGTGCTCATGTCGGCCCGCCTGTTCTTGGTCGGCGCGCTCGCCATCTTCGACCGCTTCCGCCACGCGATCAGCCAGCGCGACTCGACCCAGATCACCGCCGCGCAGGCCTTCAAGCCCGCTGTCGCAGTCCTGATTCCGGCATTCAACGAAGAAAAAGTGATCGAGCGCACCGTTCGCGCCGCCCTCGACTCTGACTATCCCCAACTGCGCGTCATCGTAGTGGACGACGGCTCCGCCGACCGCACGCTTGAAGTCACGCAGAACGCCTTCGCCGCCGAAATCCGCAATGGCCTTGTCACCGTCCTCACCAAGCCCAACACCGGCAAGGCCGAGGCCCTCAGCTACGGCCTGGAATTTGTGCGCGAGGAGATTTTCGTCGGCATTGACGCCGACACGGTCATCGCCCGAGACGCCATTTCGCGTCTGGTTCCGCATTTTCTCGATTCGCGCGTCGGCGCCGTCGCCGGCAATGCCAAGGTCGGAAACCGCGTTAATCTCTGGACGCGTTGGCAGGCGCTGGAATACGTCACCAGCCAGAACTTCGAACGCCGCGCGCTCAACGTACTGGGCGCGGTCAGCGTGGTGCCGGGAGCGATCGGCGCCTGGCGCGCCTCCGCGGTGCGCGAGGCCGGCGGCTTCCACATCGACACCGTCGCCGAAGACGCCGATCTCACCATGGCCCTGCTGCAGCGCGGCTACCGCGTCACCTACGAAGACCGCGCGCTGGCCTACACCGAGGCCCCGATGAACGCCAGCGACCTGATGCGTCAGCGTTTCCGCTGGTCCTTCGGCATCATGCAATCGGTGTATAAGCACCGTGCTGCCTTCGGCCGCAAGGGCGTGCTCGGCTGGGTGGCGCTCCCCAACATTGTCATCTTCCAGATCCTGCTGCCGCTGGTGTCCCCCTTCATTGACCTGATGTTCGCCTACGGCGCCTTCATGTACCTGCTCGACCGCTATTTCCATCCCGAGACCGCGGACTTCCGCAGTTTCGAGAAGCTCGTCACCTACTTCGCCATGTTCCTCGTCATTGACTTCATCGCCTCCGCTCTTGCCTTCGCCCTCGAGCGCCGCACCGCCGACAACCGCGAAGACATCAGTCTTTTGCTCCACGTCTGGCTGCAGCGCTTCGCCTACCGCCAGTTGTTCTCCATCGTGCTCATCAAGACCCTGAAGCGCGCTATGACCGGTCGCGCCTTCAACTGGGACAAACTGGAGCGCACCGCCGCCATGCCCTATGCGGGCGTGGGGCGGTAG
- a CDS encoding glycosyltransferase family 39 protein: MAVGALALRLFFVLRFPTVTPDGIIYADLTKNWLLHGVYGMSGTGLSPSLIRMPGYPAFLVVLFAAFGIDHYNAIRFAQVLIDLGTCLVTTDLARRVVANSLPVESSQRAARWAFALTALCPFLANYTAVPLTETPATFLAALALDLAVTALQREEAGGASVRLWAACGLAIAAGIYLRPDGGAMLIAVGGYLLYRLGCKLERSRTLWACVVLSVFALGPLAPWTIRNWQEFHRFQPLAPTHSSEPGEYYAIGFDHWTHTWLVDYASVEDISFRMDGEEIDLATVPNRAFDNDAERNRTAQLFEDYNQSVTMTPQLDAQFEQLARQRIQRRPLRYYLELPLLRIVDLWFRPRTEMLPLDSHWWRFREDARDFSWSMLLAGINLVFVVLAGVGALGCRKIDYAGMLGGFAVVRTVIVTALTYPEPRYVLQCYPVVVVFAALGLVYRSAGRLVTESVSQPAQESVRK, translated from the coding sequence ATGGCGGTGGGAGCACTGGCGCTGCGCCTGTTTTTTGTGCTGCGCTTTCCAACGGTCACCCCCGACGGCATCATCTACGCCGACCTGACCAAGAACTGGCTGCTGCACGGCGTCTACGGCATGAGCGGAACGGGGCTATCGCCCAGCTTGATCCGCATGCCCGGATATCCAGCATTCCTGGTGGTGCTGTTCGCGGCTTTCGGCATCGATCATTACAACGCCATCCGATTTGCGCAGGTACTCATTGATCTTGGCACCTGCCTGGTTACGACCGACCTGGCGCGCCGGGTGGTGGCAAATTCGTTGCCCGTGGAATCGTCGCAGCGGGCGGCACGATGGGCATTCGCGCTCACCGCGCTCTGCCCATTTCTCGCCAACTACACCGCCGTGCCGCTAACGGAAACCCCGGCGACTTTCCTGGCGGCGCTGGCTTTGGATCTTGCCGTCACAGCGCTACAACGTGAGGAAGCCGGTGGCGCGAGCGTGCGTTTGTGGGCCGCGTGCGGGCTGGCCATAGCGGCGGGCATTTATCTGCGTCCCGACGGCGGCGCGATGCTGATCGCCGTTGGCGGATACCTGCTGTACCGGCTCGGGTGCAAGCTGGAAAGGTCGCGGACGTTGTGGGCGTGCGTCGTGCTGAGCGTTTTCGCGCTGGGACCGCTGGCGCCGTGGACCATCCGCAACTGGCAGGAATTCCACCGCTTCCAGCCGCTGGCGCCCACGCACTCCAGTGAACCCGGGGAGTACTATGCCATCGGCTTTGACCACTGGACGCACACCTGGCTGGTGGACTACGCCTCGGTCGAGGACATCAGCTTCCGCATGGACGGCGAGGAGATTGACCTCGCCACCGTCCCGAATCGCGCGTTCGACAACGACGCCGAGCGCAACCGGACGGCGCAGCTATTCGAGGATTACAACCAGAGCGTCACCATGACGCCACAGCTCGATGCGCAATTCGAGCAACTGGCGCGCCAGCGCATTCAGCGCCGGCCACTGCGCTACTACCTGGAGTTGCCGTTGCTGCGCATCGTCGATCTGTGGTTCCGGCCGCGCACCGAGATGCTGCCGCTCGACTCCCACTGGTGGAGATTCCGCGAAGACGCGCGGGATTTCTCCTGGTCCATGCTGCTGGCCGGCATCAATCTTGTGTTCGTCGTGCTGGCAGGAGTGGGCGCGCTCGGCTGTCGCAAGATTGATTACGCGGGCATGTTGGGAGGCTTCGCCGTGGTCCGCACGGTTATCGTAACCGCGCTCACCTACCCGGAACCGCGATACGTGCTGCAGTGCTATCCGGTGGTGGTAGTGTTTGCAGCTCTCGGTCTGGTCTATCGGTCTGCCGGTCGATTGGTCACAGAGTCTGTCAGCCAGCCCGCCCAAGAATCTGTCCGAAAGTGA
- a CDS encoding outer membrane lipoprotein carrier protein LolA codes for MKRHICSVLLCMLYAAACLAQAANPAALAQAKASAGNLEAVLTSMDRAAAGFKSAEANFVWDQFTRVIQDHDFQKGAIYYRRSGNEVQMASDITEPAKKYVLFSGGKVQVYQPTIEQVTEYSAGKNKAEFESFLVIGFGGRGHDLQKSFDIRYDGTENLDGVETAKLTLVPKSVKVHNMFQQIILWIDPARGVSVRQQFIEPSGDYRLAEYSNIKLNQNIPDDVFKLKTTGKTKFVRPQG; via the coding sequence ATGAAGCGGCACATTTGTTCCGTATTGCTGTGCATGTTGTATGCGGCCGCGTGTCTCGCACAGGCGGCGAATCCGGCCGCGCTGGCCCAGGCCAAAGCCTCCGCCGGCAATCTCGAAGCGGTTCTGACCTCCATGGATCGCGCCGCCGCCGGCTTCAAGTCCGCCGAGGCCAATTTTGTCTGGGACCAGTTCACGCGGGTGATCCAGGACCACGATTTCCAAAAAGGCGCCATCTACTATCGCCGCTCCGGAAACGAGGTGCAGATGGCCTCCGACATCACCGAGCCGGCGAAGAAGTACGTGCTCTTCAGTGGCGGCAAGGTCCAGGTTTATCAGCCCACGATCGAGCAGGTGACCGAGTACAGCGCAGGCAAGAACAAAGCGGAGTTCGAGAGTTTCCTGGTAATCGGGTTTGGCGGGCGCGGCCACGACCTCCAGAAATCGTTCGACATACGCTACGACGGCACGGAAAACCTGGACGGCGTGGAGACCGCCAAGCTGACCTTGGTGCCGAAGTCAGTCAAGGTCCACAACATGTTTCAGCAGATTATTCTGTGGATCGATCCGGCGCGCGGCGTCTCGGTGCGGCAGCAGTTCATCGAGCCCAGCGGAGACTATCGTCTTGCCGAGTACAGCAACATCAAACTCAACCAGAACATACCCGACGATGTCTTCAAACTGAAGACCACGGGAAAAACCAAGTTTGTGCGTCCACAGGGATGA
- the serS gene encoding serine--tRNA ligase: MLDLNFVRGNLPLIESKLRDRAMNPEEVLRDFSAVDARRRELITNMERLRAAQNKAAEDIARFKKEKQDASAQIAEMRRVREEVAALEKQSAAAEAEMQDILKTIPNLPHQSVPVGHSADENVEVRRWGTPPQFDFTPKPHWELGEQLGVLDLARAAKLTGARFVVYWDLGARMERALANFMLDLHTREHGYTEVLPPFMVNADSMYGTGQLPKFEADLFKVPHGDKNLYLIPTAEVPVTNLYRDEVLDAARLPVKLTAWTPCFRSEAGSYGKDVRGIIRQHQFQKVELVKFARPETSYDELEKLTANAEEVLRRLGLPYRVMALCTGDIGFSAAKTYDIEVWLPGQQLFREISSCSNFEAYQARRANIRWRPEGKGKTEFVHTLNGSGLAIGRTWLAILENYQQADGSVLIPEALRPYMGTDRITPKKF, from the coding sequence ATGCTCGACCTCAATTTCGTGCGGGGGAACCTCCCGCTGATTGAAAGCAAGCTGCGCGACCGGGCCATGAACCCGGAGGAGGTGCTGCGTGACTTTTCCGCGGTGGACGCGCGCCGCCGCGAGCTCATCACCAACATGGAGCGCCTGCGCGCCGCGCAGAACAAGGCCGCGGAGGATATTGCCCGCTTCAAGAAAGAGAAGCAGGACGCCTCGGCGCAGATCGCCGAGATGCGCCGCGTCCGCGAGGAAGTCGCTGCATTGGAGAAACAGTCGGCCGCTGCCGAGGCCGAGATGCAGGACATCCTCAAGACCATCCCCAACCTGCCCCACCAGAGCGTGCCCGTCGGTCACAGCGCGGACGAGAACGTCGAAGTGCGCCGCTGGGGCACACCCCCGCAATTCGATTTCACGCCCAAGCCGCACTGGGAACTCGGCGAGCAGTTAGGTGTTCTTGACTTGGCGCGTGCCGCCAAGTTGACCGGTGCGCGTTTCGTGGTGTACTGGGACCTCGGCGCACGCATGGAGCGCGCGCTCGCCAACTTCATGCTCGATCTGCACACCCGCGAGCACGGCTACACCGAGGTGCTGCCACCGTTCATGGTCAATGCCGACTCGATGTACGGCACCGGCCAATTGCCCAAGTTCGAGGCCGACCTGTTCAAGGTTCCGCACGGCGATAAGAATCTCTACTTGATTCCTACCGCGGAAGTGCCAGTCACCAATCTCTATCGCGACGAAGTGCTCGACGCCGCCCGCCTGCCGGTGAAGCTGACTGCCTGGACGCCGTGCTTTCGCAGCGAAGCCGGCAGCTACGGCAAGGATGTGCGCGGCATCATCCGGCAACATCAGTTCCAAAAAGTTGAGCTGGTAAAGTTCGCGCGGCCGGAAACGTCGTACGACGAGTTGGAAAAACTCACCGCCAATGCGGAGGAAGTGCTGCGGCGCCTGGGGCTCCCTTATCGCGTGATGGCGCTATGCACCGGCGACATCGGATTTTCCGCCGCGAAAACTTACGACATCGAAGTCTGGCTGCCGGGCCAGCAACTGTTCCGCGAGATATCTTCCTGCTCGAACTTCGAGGCGTACCAGGCGCGGCGGGCGAACATCCGGTGGCGCCCGGAAGGCAAGGGCAAAACCGAGTTTGTGCACACGCTCAACGGCAGCGGGCTGGCGATCGGCCGCACCTGGCTGGCGATCCTGGAGAATTACCAGCAGGCCGACGGCAGCGTGCTGATCCCGGAAGCGTTGCGGCCCTACATGGGAACGGACCGCATCACGCCGAAGAAGTTTTAA
- a CDS encoding alkaline phosphatase family protein produces MKSLRICALLLLFLVISGTALATAYNAQPKLVVIVIIDQFRADYLERAHDQFGPAGLRLLTERGAYFADCNYDYANTETAPGHATLLTGAYSDRHGILANEMWREKDDRWITAVSDDNVRVVGMPGAAPSASPHNLLSETLGDELKMSTQNRSRVYTVSLKDRAAVLTGGFSADGAFWIEPLSGTWISSSFYMKELPKWAQDFNASGRAAKYWNRDWKDAGGSVLQHTTRESNSQFYYVIGGTGFGNEYELDFARALVTNTNLGEGPATDLLVVSLSPNDILGHRVGPDSPQMQAMWLEMDRQLADFFAFLGQRIGLANVWLVLSSDHGVAPVAEEIRDKDRIDAKRVDVPPLIARLNVAISKRLNRPASEFVHSSDYEFEHLYLSEGAFMASKLKEADAERIVGEELLKLGYSSYFTKTQLQAGQVPPNETGRRMLHSYAPVAGWWVLGLQPPFALPANLGTSHGSPYFYDTHVPLAFFGVPFQAGVYRGHCEPVDMAATLASMLGINAPSKAIGRVLTEALRPREDAR; encoded by the coding sequence ATGAAGAGCCTGAGAATCTGTGCGCTCCTGCTACTCTTTCTGGTCATCAGCGGCACGGCGCTGGCCACCGCCTATAACGCGCAGCCGAAGCTGGTGGTCATCGTCATCATCGATCAGTTTCGCGCCGACTATCTGGAACGCGCGCACGACCAGTTTGGCCCTGCCGGATTGCGGCTGCTCACCGAGCGCGGCGCGTACTTCGCCGATTGCAACTACGATTACGCCAACACGGAGACCGCGCCCGGACACGCCACCCTGCTCACCGGGGCTTACAGCGACCGCCACGGCATCCTCGCCAATGAAATGTGGAGAGAAAAAGACGATCGCTGGATCACAGCCGTCAGCGACGACAACGTTCGCGTGGTCGGCATGCCCGGCGCCGCCCCCAGCGCATCGCCGCATAACTTGCTGAGCGAAACCCTGGGCGATGAGTTGAAGATGTCCACCCAGAATCGCTCGCGCGTGTACACCGTCTCGCTGAAAGACCGCGCCGCGGTACTCACCGGCGGCTTCTCCGCCGACGGAGCGTTCTGGATCGAGCCGCTCAGCGGCACATGGATTTCATCGAGCTTCTACATGAAGGAGCTCCCGAAGTGGGCGCAGGATTTCAACGCCAGCGGGCGCGCCGCAAAATACTGGAACCGGGATTGGAAAGACGCGGGCGGCAGTGTCCTGCAGCACACCACGCGCGAATCCAATTCGCAGTTCTATTACGTGATCGGCGGCACCGGTTTCGGCAACGAGTACGAACTCGATTTTGCGCGCGCCCTGGTGACCAACACCAACTTGGGCGAGGGCCCCGCCACCGATCTGCTTGTCGTGAGCCTTTCGCCCAACGACATTCTCGGCCACCGTGTTGGGCCCGACTCTCCGCAGATGCAAGCCATGTGGCTGGAGATGGACCGTCAGTTGGCGGACTTCTTCGCCTTCCTGGGCCAGCGGATTGGATTGGCGAATGTGTGGCTCGTGCTCAGCTCCGACCACGGAGTCGCGCCCGTCGCGGAGGAGATCCGGGACAAGGACCGCATCGACGCCAAGAGAGTCGATGTTCCTCCCCTGATTGCCAGGCTGAATGTCGCCATTTCCAAGCGTCTGAATCGCCCCGCATCGGAGTTTGTTCATTCCAGCGACTACGAGTTCGAGCACCTCTACCTGAGTGAAGGCGCATTTATGGCCAGCAAACTCAAAGAGGCGGATGCCGAGCGAATCGTCGGCGAGGAGTTGCTCAAGCTCGGCTACAGCAGCTACTTCACCAAAACGCAGTTGCAGGCAGGCCAGGTACCGCCGAACGAAACCGGGCGCCGCATGCTGCACAGCTACGCTCCGGTCGCCGGATGGTGGGTGCTGGGATTGCAACCGCCGTTTGCCCTGCCGGCGAATCTCGGCACTTCGCATGGCTCTCCTTATTTCTACGACACACATGTCCCGCTCGCGTTTTTCGGCGTTCCCTTTCAGGCGGGCGTGTATCGCGGACACTGCGAGCCGGTGGACATGGCCGCGACCCTGGCTTCGATGCTGGGAATCAATGCGCCGTCGAAAGCGATCGGGCGCGTGCTCACCGAAGCGCTGCGCCCGCGCGAGGACGCGCGATGA